The following proteins come from a genomic window of Enterobacter chengduensis:
- a CDS encoding DNA-processing protein DprA, which translates to MNVGDETVLSILKFSAYSGVATLEELAHHSSNLKISNGKSRATLESFLDTANFQALRVEVQAEIDSFKNKGVEIVLFGTKTYPIALYGLPKPPPFLYCKGNLNLLDNRLSLAVVGTRENTPKGETITIKTIQKFATYGFTIVSGLALGIDTIAHRAALDAKTPTISVLVDVESISPASNRELAKEILDEGGLLVAENAPGTKAIPAFFAKRDRIQAGLSTAVFAIETSIDGGTMHAVKSAISMMRPVFVPDAHKAKYPDLTIKAISGTQQLVNEGRAIPYTSESYEDIRLQLEDIASSFRSLKAKGGLL; encoded by the coding sequence ATGAACGTTGGTGATGAAACTGTTCTGTCCATCTTAAAGTTTTCAGCGTATAGCGGAGTGGCAACACTCGAAGAACTGGCACACCACTCCTCCAATCTAAAAATATCAAACGGTAAATCTCGAGCAACTCTCGAAAGCTTCTTAGATACTGCGAACTTCCAAGCTCTCAGGGTCGAAGTACAAGCTGAGATTGATTCGTTCAAAAATAAAGGTGTTGAGATTGTTCTCTTCGGTACGAAAACCTATCCAATTGCGTTATACGGTCTCCCGAAACCTCCTCCTTTTCTATACTGCAAAGGCAATCTGAACCTCTTAGATAATAGGCTTTCATTAGCGGTTGTAGGCACTCGTGAAAACACCCCCAAGGGGGAAACCATAACGATTAAAACTATTCAAAAGTTTGCGACTTATGGCTTCACGATAGTCAGTGGACTTGCACTGGGTATCGATACAATTGCTCATCGCGCGGCATTAGACGCCAAAACACCAACGATTTCTGTTCTTGTCGATGTGGAGTCTATTTCTCCCGCAAGTAATCGGGAACTCGCTAAGGAAATATTGGACGAGGGCGGACTTCTAGTTGCAGAGAATGCACCAGGAACCAAAGCAATACCTGCGTTCTTTGCTAAGCGAGACAGGATACAAGCAGGTTTATCTACTGCCGTCTTTGCTATTGAAACTTCGATAGATGGTGGGACGATGCACGCAGTCAAATCTGCTATCTCTATGATGCGTCCTGTCTTCGTTCCTGACGCACATAAAGCTAAGTATCCAGATCTTACTATCAAGGCAATTTCAGGAACTCAACAGCTAGTTAACGAAGGGAGGGCGATACCCTACACGAGCGAATCTTATGAAGATATTCGTCTTCAATTAGAAGATATCGCGAGTTCATTTAGGTCGTTGAAAGCAAAAGGTGGCCTGCTGTGA